A single window of Lepeophtheirus salmonis chromosome 2, UVic_Lsal_1.4, whole genome shotgun sequence DNA harbors:
- the LOC121132628 gene encoding uncharacterized protein yields the protein MKGFQSIVLLCALMSVKAQLPGYAANNGGGFGGSNSNQFGGFNNQGSGGLGQFGSASNVDQRIAGSGSNLDPISALEEALPGVPGEDYPIFAEVPETSFSCDGQIEGGFYADTETDCQAFHVCASDAEIGLRKMSFLCPNGTIFNQAYFVCDWWFNFDCANAESLYSRNEEIAAEREAIAASNNGGFVDTSNNGGFVDNRANNGPFAAASGSSPVIETAPQASYESRSGRFFPRRG from the exons ATGAAGGGATTTCAATCTATTGTTCTTTTGTGCGCCTTAATGAGTGTAAAAGCTCAACTTCCAGGATATGCTGCCAATAATGGTGGAGGATTTGGAGGCTCTAACAGCAATCAATTTGGAGGTTTTAATAACCAAGGCTCAGGGGGATTAGGTCAATTTGGATCCGCTTCCAATGTTGATCAAAGAATTGCTGGTTCCGGCTCTAATTTAGATCCCATTTCCGCATTAGAAGAGGCTCTTCCCGGCGTTCCAGGAGAGGACTATCCCATCTTTGCTGAGGTCCCTGAAACTTCTTTCTCTTGTGATGGACAAATTGAAGGAG gATTCTATGCCGACACAGAAACCGACTGTCAAGCTTTCCACGTTTGTGCTTCAGATGCTGAGATTGGTCTTCGCAAAATGTCCTTCCTTTGCCCCAATGGAACCATTTTTAATCAAGCGTACTTTGTCTGCGATTGGTGGTTCAACTTTGACTGTGCCAATGCTGAGTCTCTCTACTCTAGAAACGAGGAGATTGCTGCTGAAAGAGAAGCTATTGCTGCTTCTAACAATGGAGGATTTGTTGATACTTCTAACAATGGTGGATTTGTTGATAATAGAGCCAACAATGGACCATTTGCAGCTGCTTCTGGATCAAGCCCTGTTATTGAGACTGCTCCTCAAGCCAGTTATGAATCCCGATCTGGAAGATTCTTCCCTAGACGCggttaa